From Camelina sativa cultivar DH55 chromosome 20, Cs, whole genome shotgun sequence, the proteins below share one genomic window:
- the LOC104772324 gene encoding AAA-ATPase At5g17740-like, producing MEFSRDIPSPASSMVSSYASMMGYITIIKPMIDTIIPRPVQNFVVSYLKSLVGSRSSTTLTLTIDQLSSVYIHDELYYAAEAYLSTKISPNSSRLNMARDPTQKEVKFYLSDGEVVPDVYNGVKLKWRFFANNKKKSMVDEHGERYHGNFNREYFELSFDKKHRDLVVKSYIPYVESKAMVVKSKRRILKMHSNSQMTWKSVNLEHPSTFDTMAMNEDLKRSVMEDLDKFVRRKDYYKRVGKAWKRGYLLYGPPGTGKTSLVAAMANYLKFDIYDLQLASVKGDAELRTLLLGTKNSSILLVEDIDCSVDLPTRLQPVTKTTQMPKTLGASQVSAPLTLSGLLNCIDGLWSSCGNERIIVFTTNNKEKLDPALLRPGRMDMHIYMGHCSFEGFKTLASNYLGLSNDNGDTHHLYPDIKHLIEGQVLTPAQVAEELMRSEGADAALDGLVKVLKRKRSELEKCDDDKSVKKMKKLEEGEKSIADDADTMKVDTPAQVEDGEELIDGEDDDVAPEWISRPTVRPVFPGFPGRGGFPGRGFSGRGHSFGGF from the exons ATGGAGTTCTCTAGAGATATCCCTTCTCCAGCATCATCAATGGTCTCTAGTTACGCATCAATGATGGGATACATCACGATAATCAAGCCAATGATTGACACAATCATTCCACGTCCAGTTCAAAACTTCGTCGTCTCTTATCTCAAGTCCTTGGTTGGCTCTCGTTCATCGACGACTCTCACGCTTACCATCGATCAATTGTCCTCGGTGTATATTCACGACGAGCTTTACTACGCTGCTGAGGCTTATCTCTCCACCAAGATAAGTCCAAATTCGTCCAGGCTAAATATGGCTAGAGACCCTACGCAGAAGGAAGTCAAATTTTACCTCAGTGACGGAGAGGTTGTCCCCGATGTCTACAATGGCGTTAAGCTTAAGTGGAGGTTTTTTGctaacaacaagaagaagtctaTGGTTGATGAGCATGGGGAACGCTATCATGGAAACTTCAATCGGGAATATTTTGAGCTGAGCTTTGACAAGAAACACAGAGATTTGGTGGTGAAATCCTATATACCTTACGTGGAGAGCAAGGCAATGGTAGTTAAGAGCAAGCGCAGAATCCTCAAGATGCATTCCAACTCGCAAATGACATGGAAATCCGTGAACTTGGAGCACCCTTCAACCTTCGATACGATGGCTATGAACGAAGATCTCAAGCGCTCTGTGATGGAAGATCTTGACAAGTTCGTCCGAAGAAAAGATTATTACAAAAGAGTTGGAAAGGCTTGGAAGAGGGGTTACTTGCTATACGGTCCACCAGGGACCGGGAAGACTAGTTTAGTGGCCGCTATGGCTAACTACCTCAAGTTCGATATCTATGATCTCCAGCTTGCAAGCGTGAAGGGAGACGCCGAGCTAAGGACATTGCTTCTCGGCACTAAGAACAGCTCGATTCTTCTTGTAGAAGATATAGACTGTTCCGTGGATTTGCCTACAAGATTGCAACCTGTAACCAAAACAACCCAAATGCCCAAAACGTTAGGTGCTTCCCAG GTATCAGCACCATTGACGTTATCAGGACTTTTGAATTGCATTGATGGGTTATGGTCGAGTTGTGGAAATGAACGCATAATAGTATTCACGACGAACAACAAGGAGAAACTCGATCCAGCATTGCTCAGACCAGGGCGTATGGATATGCACATTTACATGGGACATTGTAGTTTTGAGGGATTTAAGACATTGGCGTCTAACTATTTAGGCCTGTCTAACGATAATGGCGACACTCACCATCTCTATCCGGATATCAAGCACTTGATTGAAGGACAAGTGCTGACTCCTGCTCAAGTCGCTGAGGAACTAATGAGGAGTGAAGGTGCTGATGCGGCCCTTGATGGTTTGGTAAAGGTTCTCAAGAGAAAGAGGTCAGAGCTAGAGAAGTGTGACGATGATAAAtctgtgaagaagatgaagaaacttgAAGAGGGAGAGAAAAGTATAGCCGATGATGCGGATACAATGAAAGTGGATACTCCGGCTCAAGTTGAGGATGGGGAGGAACTAAttgatggtgaagatgatgatgtggCTCCCGAGTGGATCTCGAGGCCGACGGTTAGGCCTGTATTCCCAGGGTTCCCTGGAAGAGGAGGGTTTCCTGGAAGAGGGTTTTCTGGAAGAGGTCACAGTTTTGGAGgattttga
- the LOC104772325 gene encoding AAA-ATPase At5g17750-like — MVFFGDLPSPASIFSTYASLAGTVMMIKPMIHTIIPQPVHNFVVSYIKSLVGSRSSTLTLVIMDMNKTERNGMSRQNELYYAAQAYLSSKISPDASKLKMTRDPNNKNVNLYPSEGEVISDVYKGIELKWRYLAGSKKTSTVMDGGVDDETVNWECFELSFDKKHKDLVVKSYVPYVEKKAEVIKNKRRIIKMHSYSTYSLRWESVNFEHPSTFDTMAMTHKLKRSVMEDLDRFIKRKDYYKKVGKAWKRGYLLYGPPGTGKSSLVAAMANHLKFDIYDLQLASVKGDASLRNLLLATKNSSILLVEDIDCSVDLPTRLQPATPTYGPYGASEGSTPLTLSGLLNCIDGLWSSCGDERIVIFTTNNKEKLDPALLRPGRMDMHIYLGHCSFEGFKTLASNYLGLSQDNDDTHRLYPDIKRLIDGEVLTPAQVAEELMKNEDADVALEGLVKVLKRKRSESEKCDDESKKMKILEEGEEDNLTSRRPEQSRVE, encoded by the exons ATGGTGTTCTTTGGAGATCTCCCTTCTCCTGCATCGATATTTTCTACCTATGCATCACTAGCGGGAACCGTAATGATGATCAAACCAATGATTCACACGATAATTCCACAACCGGTGCATAACTTCGTTGTCTCTTACATCAAATCTTTAGTCGGCTCTCGTTCATCGACTCTCACGCTTGTCATCATGGATATGAACAAGACTGAGAGAAACGGGATGAGCAGGCAAAACGAGCTTTATTATGCGGCTCAAGCTTATCTCTCAAGCAAGATAAGCCCCGATGCATCAAAGCTAAAGATGACTAGAGACCCTAACAACAAGAACGTCAACTTATACCCCAGCGAAGGAGAGGTTATCTCCGATGTCTACAAAGGCATTGAGCTCAAGTGGCGGTATTTAGCTGGAAGCAAAAAGACAAGTACGGTTATGGATGGAGGAGTAGATGACGAAACCGTCAATTGGGAATGCTTCGAGCTTAGCTTCGACAAGAAACACAAAGACTTGGTCGTGAAATCCTATGTACCTTACGTGGAAAAGAAAGCAGAAGTGATCAAGAACAAGAGGAGAATCATCAAGATGCACTCCTACTCTACCTATTCTCTTCGCTGGGAATCTGTCAACTTCGAGCACCCTTCCACATTCGACACAATGGCTATGACGCATAAGCTCAAGCGTTCTGTGATGGAAGATCTTGATCggttcatcaaaagaaaagattacTACAAGAAAGTTGGGAAAGCTTGGAAGAGGGGTTACTTGTTGTACGGGCCACCGGGGACCGGGAAGTCTAGTTTAGTGGCAGCAATGGCTAACCACCTAAAGTTTGATATCTATGATCTCCAGCTCGCAAGCGTGAAAGGGGACGCCAGTCTGAGGAACTTACTTCTCGCCACTAAAAACAGCTCGATTCTTCTTGTCGAAGATATAGATTGTTCTGTGGATTTGCCCACAAGGTTGCAACCAGCAACCCCGACCTATGGACCATATGGTGCTTCCGAG GGATCAACACCACTGACATTATCAGGACTTTTAAACTGCATTGATGGGTTATGGTCTAGCTGCGGAGATGAACGCATAGTAATATTTACGACTAATAACAAGGAGAAGCTCGATCCTGCATTGCTCAGACCAGGCCGTATGGATATGCACATTTACTTGGGACATTGCAGTTTTGAGGGATTCAAAACATTGGCATCTAACTACTTAGGCCTGTCTCAGGACAATGATGACACTCACCGTCTCTACCCGGACATCAAACGTTTGATTGATGGAGAAGTGTTGACTCCAGCTCAAGTCGCCGAGGAACTAATGAAAAATGAAGATGCTGATGTGGCGCTTGAGGGTTTGGTTAAGGTTCTCAAAAGGAAGAGATCAGAGTCGGAGAAATGTGATGATGAAtctaagaagatgaagattctCGAAGAGGGAGAAGAGGATAATCTAACATCGAGGAGACCTGAACAATCTAGAGTTGAGTGA